One stretch of Campylobacter sp. CNRCH_2014_0184h DNA includes these proteins:
- a CDS encoding 16S rRNA (uracil(1498)-N(3))-methyltransferase, translated as MRFLYHPQSGALNLELENEAFLHLKARRIKVGDKIILKNLKDFFAYTYECIEFSRRSCVLNLLDKKEEKQELKTHLHLALAVIDPKIIEKTLPFLNELGVAKLSFVYMDYSQKNFKLDFKRMEKILIESSQQCGRASLMELESFDDFKKFQQAYENIVLIDFEGEDLMRFEPSKHVFLIGAEGGFSQKEREENVKKAKLQAGFILKAQTALIGVASKFII; from the coding sequence ATGCGATTTTTGTATCACCCACAAAGCGGTGCTTTAAATTTAGAGTTAGAAAATGAAGCTTTCTTGCATTTAAAAGCTAGAAGAATTAAAGTAGGCGATAAAATCATATTAAAAAATTTAAAAGATTTTTTTGCTTATACTTATGAATGCATAGAGTTTTCTAGACGCTCATGTGTATTAAATTTACTTGATAAAAAAGAAGAAAAACAAGAATTAAAAACGCATTTACACCTAGCTTTAGCGGTGATTGATCCAAAGATTATAGAAAAAACCTTACCTTTTTTAAATGAACTTGGAGTAGCTAAGCTTTCTTTTGTGTATATGGATTATTCACAAAAGAATTTTAAATTAGATTTTAAAAGAATGGAAAAGATTCTTATAGAATCATCCCAGCAATGCGGTCGTGCCTCTTTAATGGAGCTTGAAAGCTTTGATGATTTTAAAAAATTTCAGCAAGCTTATGAAAATATTGTTTTAATAGACTTTGAAGGTGAAGATTTGATGAGATTTGAACCTAGTAAACATGTATTTTTAATTGGAGCTGAAGGTGGATTTTCGCAAAAAGAAAGAGAGGAGAATGTAAAAAAAGCAAAATTACAGGCTGGTTTTATACTTAAAGCGCAAACAGCTTTAATAGGGGTTGCTTCAAAATTCATAATTTAA
- the moaA gene encoding GTP 3',8-cyclase MoaA has protein sequence MLVDSYGRVIDYLRISVTQRCNFRCLYCMPKTPFEWSAKENLLSFEELFMFVKVCIDEGVKKIRITGGEPLVRKDLHKFIAMISEYKQDIDLALTTNASLLKQQAKDLRQAGLKRINISLDTLKEEVAFKLAQKNILKDVLNGINEALELGFNIKFNTVALKGINDSEFIDLLEFAKARKSQIRFIEFMENYHAYGDLKGLKSAEILNIIAQKYSFKEGQKTPNAPATIYELEDGYEFGIIDPHSHDFCDSCNRIRLSAEGLLIPCLYYDEALSIKKAIRNKDIAGACEVLKTVIKNKSEKNRWAENEANQSSTRAFYQTGG, from the coding sequence ATGTTGGTAGATAGTTATGGAAGAGTGATAGATTATTTAAGAATTTCAGTAACACAAAGATGTAATTTTCGTTGCCTTTATTGTATGCCAAAAACTCCATTTGAATGGAGTGCTAAGGAAAATCTTTTATCATTTGAAGAACTTTTTATGTTTGTTAAAGTTTGCATTGATGAAGGGGTTAAGAAAATTCGTATTACAGGCGGTGAGCCTTTAGTAAGAAAAGATTTGCATAAATTTATTGCTATGATTAGTGAGTATAAGCAGGATATAGACTTAGCACTTACTACTAATGCTTCTTTGTTAAAACAACAAGCAAAAGATTTAAGACAGGCAGGTTTAAAAAGAATTAATATCTCTTTAGATACCTTAAAAGAAGAAGTGGCTTTTAAGTTAGCCCAAAAAAATATACTTAAAGATGTATTAAATGGTATTAATGAGGCTTTAGAATTAGGCTTTAATATTAAATTTAACACCGTAGCTCTTAAAGGGATTAATGATAGTGAATTTATCGATCTTTTAGAATTTGCCAAAGCACGCAAAAGCCAAATTCGCTTTATAGAATTTATGGAAAATTATCATGCTTATGGGGATTTAAAAGGCTTAAAATCAGCAGAAATTTTAAATATTATTGCTCAAAAATATTCTTTTAAAGAAGGACAAAAAACCCCTAACGCGCCTGCGACTATTTATGAGCTTGAAGATGGGTATGAGTTTGGCATTATTGATCCACATAGCCATGATTTTTGTGATAGTTGTAACCGTATAAGACTTTCAGCTGAAGGGCTTTTAATACCTTGTTTATATTATGATGAAGCTTTAAGCATTAAAAAGGCTATACGTAATAAAGACATAGCAGGTGCTTGTGAGGTTTTAAAAACCGTGATAAAAAATAAATCAGAAAAAAATAGATGGGCAGAAAATGAAGCCAATCAAAGTTCTACAAGAGCCTTTTATCAAACAGGTGGATAA
- a CDS encoding NADH-quinone oxidoreductase subunit N yields the protein MSGFSLEKFNFVLLFPVLSLLFWAIVLLLLDAFKKLSRNFYIGASVIALFSALCFLLLYNGFVLDNSHAFFGLFVSDNYAIFAQIVILVFSMLYLLMDKDEQKAEFFSLFLFMIASLILMISSTNLIVIFLALEGSSLALYTLIALRGTHNAISSSIKYFTLAAVGAGFFVFACAFVYLKTKSLDLDNLLHSEYISDPILLCAGVMFLVIVGVKLSIAPFHFWLKDVYCGVHTNFIAFISIVPKIAMIIVVLRIFSALGGGVKFEYIVALLAIFSMLVVSIVALIQKDVKKMLAYSSITHSSFILAVIVSSMSVSSQGDGTSYLLSIFALFVYWISFAFANYGIFLILSLFQKSSFESFSGLFDQRPVLSIMLAIFILCIAGIPPFGIFWGKILILASILNSGYYVLVFAIALSSMIMLYAYLKILIYVFFKKAQIIESANLDVKQKIILCLCLIGSVSCVFLLL from the coding sequence ATGAGTGGCTTTAGTTTAGAAAAATTCAATTTTGTATTGTTATTTCCTGTGTTATCATTGCTTTTTTGGGCTATTGTTTTGCTTTTGTTGGATGCATTTAAAAAGCTTTCTAGAAATTTTTATATAGGAGCAAGTGTTATAGCTTTATTTAGCGCTTTGTGTTTTTTATTGCTTTATAATGGCTTTGTTTTAGATAATTCTCATGCCTTTTTTGGTTTATTTGTAAGTGATAATTATGCAATTTTTGCTCAAATAGTTATTTTAGTTTTTTCAATGCTTTATTTATTAATGGATAAAGATGAGCAAAAGGCAGAGTTTTTTTCTTTGTTTTTATTTATGATTGCTTCTTTGATATTAATGATATCAAGCACTAATTTAATTGTAATTTTCCTAGCTTTAGAAGGTTCTTCTTTAGCTCTTTATACATTAATAGCACTAAGAGGAACTCATAATGCTATTAGCTCTAGTATAAAGTATTTTACTTTAGCTGCGGTAGGCGCTGGGTTTTTTGTCTTTGCTTGTGCTTTTGTATATTTAAAAACAAAATCTTTGGATTTAGATAATCTATTGCATTCTGAATATATTTCAGATCCTATCTTGCTTTGTGCTGGGGTAATGTTTTTAGTTATTGTTGGAGTAAAACTTTCTATTGCACCTTTTCATTTTTGGTTAAAAGATGTGTATTGTGGAGTGCATACAAATTTTATAGCATTTATATCTATAGTACCAAAAATAGCTATGATAATAGTAGTTTTAAGAATTTTTTCTGCTTTAGGCGGTGGAGTAAAATTTGAATACATAGTAGCATTACTAGCAATTTTTTCTATGCTTGTTGTAAGTATAGTAGCTTTAATCCAAAAAGATGTGAAAAAAATGCTAGCATATAGTTCTATTACTCATTCTTCTTTTATATTAGCAGTTATTGTTTCTAGTATGAGTGTGAGTTCTCAAGGAGATGGGACTTCTTATTTGCTTTCAATTTTTGCTTTGTTTGTGTATTGGATATCTTTTGCTTTTGCAAATTATGGAATTTTTTTAATATTGAGTTTATTTCAAAAAAGTTCATTTGAGAGTTTTTCAGGTTTGTTTGATCAAAGACCAGTGTTGTCTATAATGCTAGCTATATTCATTTTGTGTATAGCAGGTATTCCGCCTTTTGGTATTTTTTGGGGTAAAATTTTAATTTTAGCTTCTATTTTAAACTCAGGCTATTATGTACTTGTATTTGCTATAGCTTTAAGTTCTATGATTATGCTTTATGCTTATTTAAAAATTTTAATTTATGTTTTTTTCAAAAAGGCTCAAATCATAGAAAGTGCAAACTTAGATGTAAAACAAAAGATTATTTTATGCTTGTGTTTGATTGGAAGTGTTTCTTGCGTGTTTTTGCTTTTGTAA
- the miaA gene encoding tRNA (adenosine(37)-N6)-dimethylallyltransferase MiaA, which translates to MFFEFALIGTTASGKTELANKLAYEFNASILSLDSLCVYKQINIASAKTEQKTLDELDYFGINLLNVNEHFNIALFFEEYKKAKAFAQKNNQMLIITGGTSFYLKALMDGLSENFKESQSALSNDEIYHLMTKIDPQAKIEKNDTYRLKKWLGIYEQTNKTPSEVLKETKQEALIKKLDIFEISWQKDLLEKRIIKRTKNMLNEGLVDEAKMLFDNYDHNLKALNSIGLKECKEFLDKKINLNELEELIVIHTRQLAKRQRTFNKKFNKEILDFQNAYENLKAYILKKYQG; encoded by the coding sequence ATGTTTTTTGAATTTGCACTCATTGGAACTACCGCAAGTGGCAAAACAGAACTTGCTAATAAACTAGCTTATGAATTTAACGCAAGTATTTTAAGCCTTGATAGTCTTTGCGTGTATAAACAAATCAACATCGCTTCAGCCAAAACAGAGCAAAAAACCTTAGACGAGCTTGATTATTTTGGCATAAATTTATTAAATGTCAATGAGCATTTTAACATCGCTTTGTTTTTTGAAGAATACAAAAAAGCAAAAGCTTTTGCCCAAAAAAATAATCAAATGCTTATTATCACAGGTGGAACTAGCTTTTATTTAAAAGCTTTAATGGATGGCTTGAGTGAAAATTTTAAAGAAAGTCAAAGCGCACTAAGTAACGATGAAATTTATCATTTAATGACAAAAATTGATCCACAAGCAAAAATAGAAAAAAACGATACTTATCGTTTGAAAAAATGGCTTGGAATTTATGAGCAAACTAATAAAACTCCAAGTGAAGTTTTAAAAGAAACCAAACAAGAAGCTTTGATTAAAAAACTTGATATTTTTGAAATTTCTTGGCAAAAAGATCTTTTAGAAAAACGCATTATTAAGCGCACTAAAAATATGCTAAATGAGGGTTTAGTAGATGAGGCTAAAATGCTATTTGATAATTATGATCATAATTTAAAAGCACTAAATTCCATAGGTTTAAAAGAATGCAAAGAGTTTTTAGATAAAAAAATAAATTTAAATGAGCTTGAAGAGCTCATCGTCATTCACACAAGACAACTTGCTAAAAGACAAAGAACTTTTAATAAAAAATTCAATAAAGAAATTTTAGATTTTCAAAACGCTTATGAAAATTTAAAAGCTTATATTTTAAAAAAATATCAAGGCTGA
- a CDS encoding tetratricopeptide repeat protein encodes MIRVLFLFLLSITYTFSFEIIVNKGEEHKRPFTLLHLKDDKDFTCKSVFEFEKTHFECNVLGVSNMQFQNKEFDDFTIYFEKHQTFLTIKIYPKILAKMFNYSQDIFNAKEIQSQSEDASKHFVFIFTKDLRYYKPSDGLDFDIYFDDALMPYIGALDLNSNPMETSKSADFNAYFSIKQEYEAKKYDQVLRDATSAIKRYQGSVFMNEFELYKLRAQNKLYTYELDKDQVILEQMLDDAKRWVRTYINDKDYTEVMYIMMRVYMGLSQRSNVEYIIDTLNTEHKGDKYTIMALLDYADYLYHLGKKNTANNIYQDVYYSTPNADLASRAALFLSKNHLEAKNIKEAKELANKILESNPEFFMSDLENSLLLAKAFANNRVYGLSSKIYEYIFTHLTKVDKEYERVLKDLALSLLNANEHIKAQKYLDLYAEDFPLGEYVSLIKEAQDKNFLYLKDANASFLHQKYEEIMKKYAGEISSKALFDNVKLYFQEKNYEKVISYQKDIEKYSNKEVKNLLEQAAILVLEQRLKNDECLAAIKIYDDFKAYNIGGKIQNKKQMLECFKRTTRIEEAKKYIVENENDDIIFYKLQSADLALKDKRYSFVIKTINDILNTRTIISDNEKFEANYIKFFAELRLQDYNAMIRTLQKLEQFPMNYRMVELYYEFLRYCEKNNFLTSILTYAPKAIDYQNLKGVNLFSPDLEFIYIKALKQNNQAQQALTLFKDLLANPLKDDERARAFYMQSNIYEDLKDVQNQKQSLQNCIDINATSNWQNLCKDKLNVLNTQP; translated from the coding sequence ATGATAAGGGTTTTATTTTTATTTTTATTAAGTATAACTTATACATTTTCTTTTGAAATTATTGTTAATAAAGGAGAAGAGCATAAACGCCCTTTTACGCTTTTGCATTTAAAAGATGATAAGGATTTTACTTGCAAAAGTGTTTTTGAATTTGAAAAAACCCATTTTGAGTGCAATGTTTTAGGTGTTAGCAATATGCAGTTTCAAAATAAAGAATTTGATGATTTTACGATTTATTTTGAAAAGCACCAAACTTTTTTGACAATCAAAATCTATCCTAAAATTTTAGCTAAGATGTTTAATTATTCTCAAGATATTTTTAATGCTAAAGAAATTCAAAGTCAAAGTGAAGATGCTTCTAAGCATTTTGTATTTATTTTTACCAAAGATTTAAGGTATTATAAACCTAGCGATGGGCTTGATTTTGATATTTATTTTGATGATGCATTAATGCCTTATATTGGAGCATTAGATTTAAATTCTAATCCTATGGAAACTTCAAAAAGTGCAGATTTTAACGCTTATTTTAGTATAAAACAAGAATATGAAGCAAAAAAATATGATCAGGTTTTAAGGGATGCAACTAGCGCTATTAAGCGTTATCAGGGTAGTGTATTTATGAATGAATTTGAGCTTTATAAATTAAGAGCTCAAAATAAACTATACACCTATGAACTTGATAAAGACCAAGTAATTTTAGAGCAAATGTTAGATGATGCTAAAAGATGGGTAAGAACTTATATTAACGATAAAGATTATACAGAAGTGATGTATATTATGATGAGAGTTTATATGGGTTTATCGCAAAGATCTAATGTTGAATATATTATAGATACTTTAAATACTGAACACAAAGGTGATAAATATACTATAATGGCTTTACTTGATTATGCAGATTATTTGTATCATTTGGGTAAAAAAAATACCGCAAATAATATTTATCAAGATGTATATTATTCTACCCCAAATGCAGATTTAGCCAGTAGAGCTGCTTTATTTTTATCAAAAAATCATCTAGAGGCAAAAAATATAAAAGAAGCCAAAGAATTAGCAAATAAAATTTTAGAATCAAACCCTGAATTTTTCATGAGCGATTTAGAAAATTCTTTATTATTAGCAAAAGCTTTTGCTAATAATAGGGTTTATGGTTTAAGTTCTAAAATTTATGAGTATATTTTTACGCATTTAACCAAGGTAGATAAAGAATATGAAAGAGTATTAAAAGATCTTGCCTTGTCTTTATTAAATGCAAATGAGCATATTAAAGCTCAAAAATATTTAGATCTTTATGCAGAAGATTTTCCTTTGGGTGAATATGTGAGTTTAATTAAAGAAGCACAAGATAAAAACTTTTTATATTTAAAAGATGCTAATGCAAGTTTTTTGCATCAAAAATATGAAGAAATTATGAAAAAATACGCTGGAGAAATTTCTAGTAAGGCGCTGTTTGATAATGTCAAATTATATTTTCAAGAAAAAAATTATGAAAAGGTTATAAGTTATCAAAAAGACATTGAAAAATACTCCAATAAAGAAGTAAAAAATCTTTTAGAACAAGCTGCTATTTTGGTTTTAGAGCAAAGATTAAAAAATGATGAGTGTTTGGCTGCTATTAAAATATATGATGATTTTAAAGCTTATAATATAGGAGGCAAAATACAAAATAAAAAGCAAATGCTTGAATGTTTTAAACGCACAACGCGCATAGAAGAAGCTAAAAAATACATAGTGGAAAATGAAAATGATGATATTATTTTTTATAAGCTTCAAAGTGCTGATTTAGCTCTTAAAGATAAGCGTTATAGCTTTGTTATAAAAACAATTAATGATATTTTAAACACAAGAACGATTATTAGTGATAATGAAAAATTTGAAGCAAATTATATTAAATTTTTTGCTGAGCTTAGATTGCAAGATTATAATGCTATGATAAGAACTTTGCAAAAATTAGAGCAATTTCCTATGAATTATCGTATGGTGGAATTATATTATGAGTTTTTGCGTTATTGTGAAAAAAATAATTTTCTAACCAGCATTTTAACTTATGCTCCAAAGGCTATTGACTATCAAAATTTAAAAGGGGTGAATCTTTTTAGTCCTGATTTAGAATTTATCTATATCAAAGCCTTAAAACAAAACAATCAAGCCCAACAAGCCTTAACTTTGTTTAAAGACTTACTTGCTAATCCTTTAAAAGATGATGAGCGCGCAAGAGCTTTTTATATGCAAAGTAATATTTATGAAGATTTAAAAGATGTACAAAATCAAAAGCAAAGTTTGCAAAATTGTATAGATATTAATGCAACAAGCAATTGGCAAAATTTATGTAAAGATAAATTAAATGTCTTAAATACTCAGCCTTGA
- a CDS encoding 6-pyruvoyl trahydropterin synthase family protein, which produces MIIRKIFEFENAHIVRFCSSKRCKTSIHGHSYKVEILLESKYLDNAGMVYDFGLLKDEIKQIIDSFDHAITLFKDDDKVYLEDMKKHSQRWVSLPVNVSAENFVRIFFVLIDTLLLKTKMVNGEQGVSLKSIIVHETRTGYAQGFREDAYSEFLPKINLADIEFSQAISDEWKDKDFFKKLQDANFVFINQKEV; this is translated from the coding sequence ATGATTATTAGAAAAATATTTGAATTTGAAAATGCTCATATTGTTAGATTTTGTAGCTCCAAGCGATGTAAAACAAGCATACATGGCCACTCTTATAAGGTAGAAATTTTACTTGAGAGTAAATACCTTGATAATGCGGGAATGGTATATGATTTTGGTTTGTTAAAAGATGAAATAAAACAAATTATTGATAGTTTTGACCATGCTATTACGCTTTTTAAAGATGATGATAAAGTTTATTTAGAAGATATGAAAAAACACTCACAAAGATGGGTAAGTTTACCTGTGAATGTAAGTGCAGAAAATTTTGTACGCATATTTTTTGTACTGATAGATACTTTGCTTTTAAAGACTAAGATGGTCAATGGCGAGCAAGGTGTTAGTTTAAAAAGTATTATTGTGCATGAAACAAGAACAGGCTATGCACAAGGTTTTAGAGAAGATGCTTATAGTGAGTTTTTACCAAAGATAAATTTGGCAGATATTGAATTTTCACAAGCTATAAGCGATGAATGGAAAGATAAAGATTTTTTTAAAAAACTTCAAGATGCAAATTTTGTTTTTATTAATCAAAAGGAGGTGTAA
- the mqnP gene encoding menaquinone biosynthesis prenyltransferase MqnP translates to MPILKEKLKDILDLIVFKHSIFALPFLFTSMIVASVILNDSTWFGFKALFLGVICAVSARNFAMAINRLMDEDIDKNNPRCANRPNIDGRIGKTSILLFIILNAIVFVLASYFINKLAFALSLPVLFILAIYSAFKRFSSLAHLVLGFCLGLAPIAGSIVVLGSIEIYSVILCLGVTFWTAGFDLLYALQDMEYDKKTGLHSIPAKFGLEATLFISAFCHVLAVLFWLLFVWVAPTGNIAFLGVIISAIILFFEHRIVRKNFAKIDKAFFTLNGYLSIVFFIFIWVDLLWR, encoded by the coding sequence ATGCCTATATTAAAAGAAAAATTGAAAGATATTTTAGACTTGATAGTTTTTAAGCATTCTATTTTTGCTTTACCTTTTTTATTCACTTCAATGATTGTGGCTTCTGTTATTTTAAATGATAGCACTTGGTTTGGCTTTAAGGCTTTATTTTTGGGTGTTATTTGTGCAGTGAGTGCAAGAAATTTTGCAATGGCGATTAATCGTTTGATGGATGAGGATATTGATAAAAATAATCCAAGGTGTGCAAATAGACCTAATATCGATGGGCGTATAGGTAAAACTAGTATTTTACTTTTTATTATTTTAAATGCTATTGTTTTTGTTTTGGCAAGTTATTTTATTAACAAACTAGCTTTTGCTCTTTCTTTGCCGGTATTATTTATTTTAGCTATTTATTCAGCTTTTAAAAGATTTTCATCCCTAGCACATTTAGTATTAGGATTTTGCTTAGGGCTTGCTCCTATTGCAGGTAGCATTGTAGTTTTGGGAAGTATTGAAATTTATAGTGTGATTTTGTGTTTGGGTGTTACTTTTTGGACAGCTGGTTTTGATTTGCTTTATGCTTTGCAAGATATGGAATATGATAAAAAAACAGGCTTGCACTCTATACCTGCTAAATTTGGACTCGAAGCAACCTTATTTATCTCAGCGTTTTGTCATGTTTTAGCAGTACTTTTTTGGCTTTTATTTGTTTGGGTGGCTCCAACGGGAAATATTGCCTTTTTAGGCGTGATAATTAGTGCGATTATTTTATTTTTTGAGCACCGCATAGTTAGAAAGAATTTTGCAAAAATTGATAAAGCATTTTTTACTTTAAATGGATATTTAAGTATAGTGTTTTTTATATTTATTTGGGTTGATCTTTTATGGAGATAA
- a CDS encoding 7-carboxy-7-deazaguanine synthase QueE — MEVVETFLSLQGEGKYSGNLAVFVRFAGCNFNCIGFGVKKEQNSKILLGCDTIRAVFTQEFKACYQSYKAKELFDEVVKLANSHKAMVVITGGEPLLNYQNKDFLCFINLLLENDFKVHFETNASIEIDFEKYPLYKKCYFALGVKLSNSGVKKEKRINEKALKAFKCYAKDSFYKFVLDKDFLQENKALGEINEILQVCKNDVFCMPMGSNEEEISKNALSVAEFCIKNGYNYSDRLHIRIWGDKEGV, encoded by the coding sequence ATGGAAGTTGTTGAAACTTTTTTAAGCTTGCAAGGTGAGGGAAAATATAGCGGAAATTTGGCTGTTTTTGTTAGATTTGCCGGGTGCAATTTTAATTGTATTGGCTTTGGGGTGAAAAAAGAACAAAACTCTAAAATACTTTTAGGGTGTGATACCATTAGAGCGGTTTTTACTCAAGAATTTAAAGCTTGTTATCAATCATATAAAGCAAAAGAACTTTTTGATGAGGTTGTAAAACTCGCAAATTCACACAAAGCTATGGTTGTTATTACAGGTGGTGAGCCTTTATTAAATTATCAAAATAAAGATTTTTTGTGTTTTATTAATTTGCTTTTAGAAAATGATTTTAAAGTGCATTTTGAAACCAATGCAAGTATTGAAATTGATTTTGAAAAATATCCTTTGTATAAAAAATGTTATTTTGCTTTGGGTGTAAAGCTTAGTAATAGTGGGGTTAAAAAAGAAAAAAGGATTAATGAAAAAGCTTTGAAAGCTTTTAAATGTTATGCTAAAGATAGTTTTTATAAATTTGTTTTGGATAAGGATTTTTTACAAGAAAATAAAGCCTTAGGCGAAATTAATGAAATTTTACAAGTTTGTAAAAATGATGTTTTTTGTATGCCTATGGGGTCAAATGAAGAAGAAATTTCCAAAAACGCCTTAAGTGTTGCTGAATTTTGTATAAAAAATGGATATAATTACTCCGATAGATTGCATATTAGAATTTGGGGAGATAAAGAAGGCGTATGA
- a CDS encoding complex I subunit 4 family protein, which translates to MLSLLMLFPFFAAFIALFLQKEDSKSFAVLVSFLILIFNVFLLFNYHGGIAYEFSLNSLIVNFHIGVDAIALYLMLLCSIMIFLSFICLDIQDKSVVVSIFLLQFCIIGLFASLDALLFYVFWEFSLIPIIYLIGRYSDNYKAGIKFFIYAFCGSMLMLLAIIYVGFLYYQSFGYWSFDLLAWYQSEFFIPESVQNLIFIGFFIAFAIKSPLFPFHTWAPKVYAKSPTLVSVMLVSFKMAPFGFLRFILPLTPDTLNHYYSLLAILCIVGILYAALIAFKTKDLKELIAYSSISHLGVVILGIVTFTYNGVSGSVFYMFAHGIVTGGLFLAAYMLYKRYHTFDLDFYKNLAKTAPLFSFFFAVLLFSSISLPLTISFVGEFLILQGIASVNLWYALFAGGVIILGAIYMLNIYRNMFFATSEEKIEKLILKKGEIFVLSILSALVIYLGIAPSAMLDEIALNVNSILEVMQTRNIAIENQKIIDDIRGF; encoded by the coding sequence ATGCTTAGTTTATTAATGTTATTTCCATTTTTTGCAGCTTTTATAGCTTTGTTTTTGCAAAAAGAAGATAGCAAGTCTTTTGCTGTTTTAGTTAGTTTTTTGATTTTAATTTTTAATGTTTTTTTGTTGTTTAATTATCATGGTGGCATAGCTTATGAGTTTAGTTTAAATTCTTTAATAGTTAATTTTCATATCGGTGTAGATGCTATAGCGCTTTATTTGATGTTGCTTTGTTCTATTATGATTTTTTTATCTTTTATATGTTTAGATATTCAAGATAAAAGTGTTGTAGTAAGTATATTTTTATTGCAATTTTGTATTATAGGGCTTTTTGCTTCATTGGATGCTTTATTGTTTTATGTATTTTGGGAGTTTTCTCTTATACCTATTATTTATTTAATAGGCAGATATTCAGATAATTATAAAGCAGGGATTAAATTTTTCATTTATGCATTTTGCGGTTCTATGCTCATGCTTTTAGCGATTATTTATGTAGGATTTTTGTATTATCAAAGTTTTGGGTATTGGAGTTTTGATTTACTTGCTTGGTATCAGAGTGAATTTTTCATACCTGAAAGTGTGCAAAATTTAATCTTTATAGGATTTTTTATCGCTTTTGCGATTAAAAGTCCTTTATTTCCTTTCCACACTTGGGCGCCAAAAGTTTATGCAAAAAGTCCGACTTTAGTATCTGTAATGCTTGTTAGTTTTAAAATGGCTCCTTTTGGATTTTTAAGATTTATCTTGCCTTTAACACCTGATACTTTAAATCATTATTATTCTTTACTTGCTATTTTATGTATAGTTGGAATTTTATATGCAGCTTTAATTGCTTTTAAAACCAAAGATTTAAAAGAATTAATTGCTTATAGCTCAATTTCGCATTTGGGTGTGGTGATTTTGGGTATTGTGACTTTTACTTATAATGGGGTTAGTGGTTCTGTATTTTACATGTTTGCACATGGTATAGTAACGGGTGGTTTGTTTTTGGCTGCTTATATGCTTTATAAAAGATATCATACTTTTGATTTAGACTTTTATAAAAATTTAGCTAAAACAGCTCCATTATTTAGCTTTTTCTTTGCGGTGTTATTATTTTCATCTATTTCACTACCTTTGACTATTTCTTTTGTAGGTGAGTTTTTAATTTTACAAGGCATAGCAAGTGTGAATTTATGGTATGCATTATTTGCAGGTGGTGTGATTATTTTAGGGGCTATTTATATGTTAAATATTTATAGAAATATGTTTTTTGCCACTAGTGAAGAAAAAATAGAGAAATTAATATTAAAAAAAGGTGAAATTTTTGTTTTGAGTATTTTAAGTGCCTTGGTAATTTATTTAGGGATAGCTCCAAGTGCTATGCTTGATGAAATTGCTTTGAATGTAAATAGCATTCTTGAAGTTATGCAAACAAGAAATATTGCAATAGAAAATCAAAAAATCATAGATGATATAAGAGGTTTTTAA
- a CDS encoding cytochrome C, translated as MKKILLIVLLLFFIACSSQEDTNVKKEVQTEQVQIEQSDSNVIIDDDTLPIPVDDDIKDENNTQGQ; from the coding sequence ATGAAAAAGATTTTATTGATTGTATTATTATTGTTTTTTATTGCTTGCTCAAGTCAAGAAGATACAAACGTAAAAAAAGAGGTGCAGACTGAGCAAGTTCAAATTGAGCAAAGTGATTCTAATGTGATTATAGATGATGATACGCTTCCTATACCTGTAGATGATGATATCAAAGATGAAAATAACACACAAGGACAGTGA